In Prunus dulcis chromosome 1, ALMONDv2, whole genome shotgun sequence, the following are encoded in one genomic region:
- the LOC117637957 gene encoding 60S acidic ribosomal protein P0 gives MAPKPSKAEKKIAYDSKLCQLLDEYGQILIVAADNVGSNQLQNIRKGLRGDSIVLMGKNTMMKRSIRIHAEKTGNNVYLNLVPLLVGNVGLIFTKGDLKEVSEEVAKYKVGAPARVGLVAPIDVVVPPGNTGLDPSQTSFFQVLNIPTKINKGTVEIITPVELIKKGDKVGSSEAALLAKLGIRPFSYGLVVQTVYDNGSVFSPEVLDLTEDDLMVKFALGVSMVTSLALAIAYPTLAAAPHMFLNAYKNVLAVSLATEYTFPQAEKVKEYLKDPSKFAAAVAPVAADAAPAAAAKVEEKKEEPAEESDEDIGFSLFDD, from the exons ATGGCACCAAAACCCTCCAAGGCCGAGAAGAAGATCGCATACGACTCTAAGCTGTGCCAGCTTCTCGATGAGTATGGCCAGATCCTCATCGTGGCTGCAGACAACGTTGGCTCCAATCAGCTGCAGAACATCCGCAAGGGTCTGCGTGGAGACTCCATTGTTCTGATGGGGAAGAACACTATGATGAAGAGGTCAATCAGAATCCATGCTGAGAAGACCGGCAACAATGTATACCTGAACCTCGTCCCCCTTCTTGTG GGCAATGTGGGTCTGATTTTCACCAAGGGTGATTTGAAGGAAGTCAGCGAGGAGGTTGCCAAGTACAAG GTTGGAGCTCCCGCTCGTGTTGGTTTAGTTGCTCCAATTGATGTCGTTGTCCCTCCTGGAAACACTGGGCTGGACCCATCTCAGACCTCTTTCTTCCAG GTCTTGAATATCCCAACCAAGATTAACAAGGGTACTGTTGAAATCATTACCCCTGTTGAACTTATCAAGAAGGGTGACAAGGTTGGGTCTTCTGAGGCTGCTCTCCTTGCAAAGCTTGGAATTAGGCCATTCTCTTACGGTCTTGTTGTCCAGACCGTTTATGACAATGGTTCTGTCTTCAGCCCTGAGGTTCTGGATCTGACTGAGGATGACCTTATGGTGAAGTTTGCTTTAGGTGTCTCCATGGTCACTTCATTGGCGTTGGCCATTGCTTACCCAACGCTTGCAGCTGCCCCACACATGTTCCTTAACGCATACAAGAATGTGCTGGCAGTTTCTCTTGCCACAGAGTATACCTTCCCACAAGCAGAGAAGGTCAAGGAGTATTTGAAG GACCCTAGCAAGTTTGCTGCTGCTGTGGCCCCTGTTGCTGCTGATGCTGCACCAGCTGCTGCCGCCAAGGtggaagagaaaaaggaggaGCCTGCTGAGGAATCGGATGAAGATATTGGTTTCAGTTTGTTTGATGATTAA